In a genomic window of Comamonadaceae bacterium OTU4NAUVB1:
- a CDS encoding shikimate kinase: MTVLVGLPGSGKSSVGRRLAQRLDLPFFDSDTVIEQRIGCTIRDFFAREGETRFRDLEQEVIAELVGTRGAVVATGGGAVLREANRDALRRGAYVIYLHSMPEDLYRRLRHDMKRPLLQVQDPLGRLRELHEVRDPLYRATAHATVETGRPSVASLVQVIAAQLALAGVPEVAGESRRSEGVDERADRPSTPSPQRPRSH, translated from the coding sequence CTGACCGTCCTCGTCGGCCTCCCGGGCTCCGGCAAGTCCAGCGTGGGGCGGCGCCTGGCGCAACGGCTGGACCTGCCGTTCTTCGATTCCGACACCGTCATCGAGCAGCGCATCGGCTGCACCATCCGCGACTTCTTCGCGCGGGAGGGCGAGACCCGCTTCCGCGACCTGGAGCAGGAAGTGATCGCCGAACTCGTCGGCACGCGCGGCGCGGTGGTGGCCACGGGCGGCGGCGCGGTGTTGCGGGAAGCCAATCGAGACGCCTTGCGGAGGGGTGCCTATGTCATCTACCTGCACTCGATGCCGGAGGACCTGTACCGCCGGCTGCGCCACGACATGAAGCGGCCGCTGCTGCAGGTCCAGGACCCGCTGGGCCGGCTGCGCGAACTCCACGAAGTGCGCGATCCCCTCTATCGCGCGACCGCGCACGCGACCGTCGAGACGGGCCGGCCCTCCGTGGCCTCGCTGGTCCAGGTGATCGCCGCGCAGCTGGCGCTCGCGGGCGTGCCGGAAGTGGCGGGCGAGTCGAGGCGATCGGAGGGCGTCGACGAACGGGCGGACCGGCCTTCGACGCCGTCGCCGCAACGCCCACGCAGTCATTGA
- a CDS encoding deoxyguanosinetriphosphate triphosphohydrolase produces MTLARYASHPGRSRGRRHPEPPAPTRDDFQRDRDRIVHSTAFRRLVYKTQVFLNHEGDLFRTRLTHSLEVAQLGRSIARSLGLNEDLVEAIALAHDLGHTPFGHAGQDTLDACMKDHGGFEHNLQSLRTVDTLEQRYPRYDGLNLSFETREGILKHCSRADAERIEAAEPGGVARRFLDRTQPSLEAQLCNLADAIAYNAHDIDDGVRSGLIAIEQLAEVDLFERHRREALAEHPGLDGRRVLYETIRRMLSAQVYDVIDATRAALVALKPADVDDVRRAPPLVRFGEPMRGESAALKRFLFANLYRHPQVMQTTGQAQDVVRELFDLYLARPQEMPASFADRRAGLPRAVADYIAGMTDRFALREHERLTGRAWVA; encoded by the coding sequence ATGACGCTCGCGCGCTACGCCAGCCATCCCGGGCGTTCCCGGGGTCGCCGCCACCCGGAGCCGCCGGCGCCTACGCGCGACGACTTCCAGCGCGACCGCGACCGCATCGTCCATTCGACCGCCTTCCGCCGGCTGGTCTACAAGACGCAGGTGTTCCTCAACCACGAGGGCGACCTGTTCCGCACGCGGCTGACGCATTCGCTCGAGGTCGCGCAGTTGGGCCGCTCGATCGCGCGCTCGCTGGGGCTCAACGAGGACCTGGTGGAGGCCATCGCGCTCGCGCACGACCTCGGCCACACGCCCTTCGGCCATGCCGGGCAGGACACGCTCGACGCCTGCATGAAGGACCACGGCGGCTTCGAGCACAACCTCCAGAGCCTGCGCACGGTCGACACGCTGGAGCAGCGCTATCCGCGCTACGACGGCCTGAACCTCAGCTTCGAGACGCGCGAGGGCATCCTCAAGCATTGTTCGCGCGCCGATGCCGAGCGCATCGAGGCGGCCGAGCCCGGCGGCGTCGCCCGGCGTTTTCTCGACCGCACGCAGCCGAGCCTGGAAGCGCAGCTGTGCAACCTGGCCGATGCGATCGCCTACAACGCGCACGACATCGACGACGGCGTGCGCTCCGGCCTGATCGCGATCGAACAGCTGGCCGAGGTCGACCTGTTCGAGCGCCATCGCCGCGAGGCGCTGGCCGAGCATCCGGGCCTGGACGGCCGGCGCGTGCTCTACGAGACCATCCGCCGCATGCTCAGCGCCCAGGTCTACGACGTGATCGACGCCACGCGCGCGGCCCTCGTGGCGCTCAAGCCGGCCGATGTCGACGACGTGCGCCGCGCGCCGCCGCTGGTGCGGTTCGGCGAGCCGATGCGGGGCGAATCGGCGGCCCTGAAACGCTTCCTCTTCGCCAACCTGTACCGGCATCCGCAGGTGATGCAGACCACCGGCCAGGCGCAGGACGTGGTGCGCGAACTGTTCGACCTCTACCTGGCACGACCGCAGGAGATGCCGGCGTCCTTCGCCGATCGCCGCGCCGGCCTGCCGCGCGCCGTGGCCGACTACATCGCCGGCATGACCGACCGCTTCGCCCTGCGCGAGCACGAACGCCTCACGGGCCGGGCGTGGGTGGCGTGA
- a CDS encoding SAM-dependent methyltransferase has product MTPQTARALGTPGTARKPSPQGRSDPAPRLGKAEQAAADVLQELRPGQSIELLKELHILTREGRLNQDSRRKLKQVYHLFQFIEKLLRELPDEGARATLADHGAGKSYLGFIVYDLFFKAQAEAGQGAGAGRVYGIETRRELTDRSRELAQRLGFDRMAFLNLTVAESTHAAELPPRIDMVTALHACDTATDDAIAFGLAKEARSMVLVPCCQAEVAACLRETKALSLARTPLAELWRHPLHTREIGSQLTNVLRCLYLEARGYQVTVTELVGWEHSMKNELILARRTGQPKAGAADRLRGLLAEFGLESLMETRFRLD; this is encoded by the coding sequence ATGACCCCCCAGACCGCCAGAGCTCTCGGCACCCCGGGCACCGCCCGCAAGCCTTCGCCGCAAGGCCGGAGCGACCCGGCTCCCCGGCTCGGCAAGGCCGAGCAGGCCGCCGCCGACGTGCTGCAGGAGCTGCGCCCGGGCCAGTCGATCGAACTGCTCAAGGAGCTGCACATCCTCACGCGCGAGGGCCGCCTCAACCAGGACTCGCGCCGCAAGCTCAAGCAGGTCTACCACCTGTTCCAGTTCATCGAGAAGCTGCTGCGCGAGCTGCCCGACGAAGGCGCGCGCGCCACGCTGGCCGACCATGGCGCGGGCAAGTCCTACCTGGGCTTCATCGTCTACGACCTGTTCTTCAAGGCGCAGGCCGAGGCCGGGCAGGGCGCCGGGGCCGGTCGCGTCTATGGCATCGAGACACGCCGCGAGTTGACCGACCGCTCGCGCGAACTGGCCCAGAGGCTGGGTTTCGACCGCATGGCGTTCCTGAACCTCACGGTGGCCGAGTCCACGCACGCGGCCGAACTGCCGCCGCGCATCGACATGGTGACGGCGCTGCACGCCTGCGACACCGCCACCGACGACGCCATCGCCTTCGGCCTGGCCAAGGAGGCGCGTTCCATGGTGCTGGTGCCGTGCTGCCAAGCCGAAGTGGCCGCCTGCCTGCGCGAGACCAAGGCGCTGTCGCTCGCGCGCACGCCGCTGGCCGAGCTCTGGCGCCACCCGCTGCACACGCGCGAGATCGGCAGCCAGCTCACCAACGTGCTGCGCTGCCTGTACCTGGAGGCCCGGGGCTATCAGGTGACCGTGACCGAACTGGTCGGCTGGGAACACAGCATGAAGAACGAACTCATCCTCGCCCGCCGCACCGGCCAGCCCAAGGCCGGCGCGGCCGACCGGTTGCGCGGCCTGCTGGCCGAGTTCGGGCTCGAATCGCTGATGGAGACGCGTTTCCGCCTCGATTGA
- a CDS encoding transposase, which produces MARLPRLTLADQPHHVLQRGNNRQPIFMDDADRERMLALIAENVPRWGMALHAYVLMDNHFHLLATPSTADGLPRFMQAVGRSYVRWFNDRHARTGTLWDGRYRSTVVQAERWLLPCMVSIDLNPVRAGLVPDALSHRWSSHAHYVGARPDRALTPPPAYWALGNTPFAREAAYAERVAAGLGEADQAVVTTSLLQGWAAGDPRFLARLQEATPRRVEKRRAGRRPNNPIE; this is translated from the coding sequence ATGGCCCGACTGCCCCGACTCACGCTGGCCGACCAGCCGCATCACGTCCTCCAGCGCGGGAACAACCGCCAGCCGATCTTCATGGACGATGCCGATCGCGAGCGCATGCTCGCGCTGATCGCGGAGAACGTGCCGCGCTGGGGCATGGCGCTGCACGCGTACGTGCTGATGGACAACCATTTCCATCTGCTGGCCACGCCCTCGACCGCCGACGGCCTGCCCAGGTTCATGCAGGCGGTCGGGCGCAGCTATGTGCGCTGGTTCAATGACCGGCACGCGCGCACCGGCACGCTGTGGGACGGGCGCTATCGTTCGACCGTGGTTCAGGCGGAACGCTGGCTGCTGCCCTGCATGGTCTCGATCGACCTCAATCCGGTGCGCGCCGGTCTGGTGCCGGATGCGCTGTCCCATCGCTGGTCGAGCCACGCGCACTACGTCGGCGCGCGCCCGGATCGCGCACTGACCCCGCCGCCAGCGTACTGGGCACTGGGCAACACCCCGTTCGCGCGCGAGGCGGCCTACGCGGAACGCGTGGCCGCCGGTCTCGGGGAAGCGGACCAAGCCGTCGTCACGACGTCGCTCCTGCAAGGCTGGGCCGCGGGCGACCCGCGCTTCCTTGCCCGTCTGCAGGAGGCGACGCCACGCCGGGTGGAAAAGCGACGCGCCGGACGTCGTCCCAACAACCCGATCGAGTGA
- the aroB gene encoding 3-dehydroquinate synthase, with product MSASAISQPVRFPSSSSPGASLRAPDAASATERIDIDLGDRGYPILIGAGLLGDPSNFDVAPQAASALIVTNTTVSPLYAATLQKALAARYRDVRVIALPDGEAHKDWPTLNLIFDALLAHGSDRKTVLFALGGGVVGDMTGFAAASYMRGVPFVQVPTTLLAQVDSSVGGKTAINHPLGKNMIGAFYQPRLVLCDLDTLATLPARELSAGLAEVIKYGPIHDMAFLDWIEANIDALVGRDPAALAHAVKRSCQIKALVVGQDEREAGLRAILNFGHTFGHAIESGLGYGEWLHGEAVGCGMVMAARLSQRLGGIDEAFVRRLTRLIERAGLPVTAPRLGAERYLELMRVDKKSEAGEIRFVVIDRPGSARVCGAPDAMVREVLAESGGA from the coding sequence ATGTCCGCGTCCGCCATCTCCCAGCCCGTCCGCTTCCCGTCCTCGTCGTCACCCGGCGCGTCGCTTCGCGCGCCCGATGCGGCATCGGCCACCGAACGCATCGACATCGACCTGGGCGATCGCGGCTACCCGATCCTGATCGGCGCCGGCCTGCTGGGCGATCCGTCGAATTTCGACGTCGCGCCCCAGGCCGCGAGCGCGCTGATCGTGACCAACACGACGGTCTCGCCGCTCTATGCCGCCACGCTGCAGAAGGCCCTGGCTGCCCGCTACCGCGACGTGCGCGTCATCGCGCTGCCCGACGGGGAGGCCCACAAGGACTGGCCGACGCTCAACCTGATCTTCGATGCGCTGCTCGCGCACGGCAGCGACCGCAAGACCGTGCTGTTCGCCCTGGGCGGCGGCGTGGTGGGCGACATGACCGGCTTCGCCGCGGCCAGCTACATGCGCGGCGTGCCGTTCGTGCAGGTGCCCACGACGCTGCTGGCGCAGGTCGATTCGTCGGTCGGCGGCAAGACGGCCATCAACCATCCGCTGGGCAAGAACATGATCGGCGCCTTCTACCAGCCGCGGCTGGTGTTGTGCGACCTGGACACCCTCGCGACCCTGCCGGCGCGCGAGCTCAGCGCCGGCCTGGCCGAGGTCATCAAGTACGGGCCGATCCACGACATGGCGTTCCTCGACTGGATCGAGGCGAACATCGACGCGCTGGTCGGGCGCGATCCGGCCGCGCTGGCCCACGCGGTGAAGCGCAGCTGCCAGATCAAGGCGCTGGTGGTGGGGCAGGACGAGCGCGAGGCCGGGCTGCGCGCCATCCTCAATTTCGGCCACACCTTCGGCCACGCGATCGAGTCCGGGCTGGGCTATGGCGAGTGGCTGCACGGCGAGGCCGTCGGTTGCGGCATGGTGATGGCGGCGCGCCTGTCGCAACGCCTGGGCGGCATCGACGAGGCCTTCGTACGGCGCCTGACGCGGTTGATCGAGCGCGCCGGCCTGCCGGTGACGGCCCCGCGCCTGGGCGCCGAGCGCTACCTGGAACTGATGCGCGTCGACAAGAAATCCGAGGCCGGCGAGATCCGCTTCGTGGTGATCGACAGGCCCGGCTCGGCACGGGTCTGTGGCGCGCCGGACGCGATGGTGCGCGAGGTGCTGGCCGAGTCCGGCGGCGCGTGA
- a CDS encoding DUF1415 domain-containing protein, giving the protein MNVPARITAEAAVADTRHWLARAVIGLNLCPFAKAVHAKGQVHYAVHLAEADDAGLTEMLLTEARALTVLPASERDTTLIVAPHALADFIDFNDFTARAERRLSREGFDGTLQLASFHPRFQFAGTEAENIGNATNRAPYPTLHLLREASIDRAVEAFPDAEAIFGRNIETLEALGADGWAALDVGPGGALR; this is encoded by the coding sequence GTGAACGTGCCCGCCCGAATCACCGCCGAGGCCGCCGTGGCCGACACGCGCCACTGGCTGGCGCGCGCCGTCATCGGTCTGAACCTGTGCCCGTTCGCCAAGGCGGTGCATGCCAAGGGCCAGGTGCATTACGCCGTGCACCTCGCGGAGGCGGACGACGCCGGCCTGACCGAGATGCTGCTGACCGAGGCGCGGGCACTGACGGTGCTGCCGGCGTCCGAGCGCGACACGACCCTGATCGTCGCGCCCCACGCGCTGGCCGATTTCATCGACTTCAACGACTTCACCGCGCGCGCCGAACGCCGCCTGTCGCGTGAGGGCTTCGACGGCACGCTGCAGCTGGCGAGCTTTCATCCGCGCTTCCAGTTCGCCGGCACCGAGGCCGAGAACATCGGCAACGCGACCAACCGCGCGCCCTATCCGACCCTTCACCTGCTGCGCGAGGCGAGCATCGACCGCGCCGTCGAGGCCTTTCCGGACGCCGAGGCGATCTTCGGGCGCAACATCGAGACGCTCGAAGCGCTGGGCGCGGATGGCTGGGCGGCGCTGGACGTCGGCCCCGGCGGCGCGTTGCGATGA
- a CDS encoding type IV pilus secretin PilQ: MNQFKKSRFMPWLRGTGLTVGLLAMAALAQAQNAIESVTSSMQSGSEVVRIDLKESLAAVPTGFVVQAPARIALDFQGVANAIGRSAIEVNQGNLRSINVVQAGERTRLVLNLKQATAYRTEIQGKSLLVSLEPVAGTALVSSTTSTFAENRNRDMLPLRDVDFKLGTENTGRVIVDLANSQVGVDIRQQGGNLVVEFTKSTLPEGLRRRLDVTDFGTPVQTITTQQAGDRVRMVIEPKGDWEHSAYQSENQFVVEVRPRKVDPTKLTQGTGYNGEKLSLNFQNIEIRSLLQVIADFTNFNIVTSDSVTGALTLRLKDVPWDQALDIIMQAKNLGLRKNGSVLWIAPKDEINAKEKLDYEARAAIQNLEPLRTQSFQLNYSKATVIAQGLSGTGVGSTGGAVGTATRILSPRGSVIAETRTNQLFVSDIPARLAQVAELIQKLDVPVRQVMIEARIVEATDTFGKSLGVRLGGGVINTGSTVGAFPAVTANAVTNGTFGGAPSATTTFTGSNFVNLPSTGVSGNGNAPGTFAVSLFNSSFSRLLNLEISALEADGKGRVVSSPRVVTADQTEALIEQGTELPYQVATSSGATSIAFRKANLALKVTPQITPEGNIILALDVNKDTVGQATTAGFAINTKHVKTDVLVENGGTVVIGGIFELTEQNDESRIPVLGEVPYLGALFRTRTRTLNKTEMLVFITPRMITDRSAAR, encoded by the coding sequence ATGAACCAATTCAAAAAATCACGCTTCATGCCCTGGCTGCGCGGCACCGGTCTCACCGTCGGACTGCTCGCGATGGCGGCGCTCGCCCAGGCGCAGAACGCCATCGAGTCGGTCACCAGCTCCATGCAGTCCGGCTCGGAAGTCGTCCGCATCGATCTGAAGGAATCGCTCGCGGCCGTGCCCACGGGTTTCGTGGTGCAGGCGCCGGCACGCATCGCGCTCGACTTCCAGGGGGTGGCCAACGCCATCGGCCGCTCGGCGATCGAGGTCAACCAGGGCAACCTGCGCTCCATCAACGTCGTCCAGGCCGGGGAACGCACCCGGCTCGTGCTGAACCTCAAGCAGGCCACGGCCTACCGCACGGAAATCCAGGGCAAGTCGCTGCTCGTGTCGCTCGAACCGGTCGCGGGCACCGCGCTGGTGTCCTCGACGACCAGCACCTTCGCCGAGAACCGCAATCGCGACATGCTGCCCCTGCGCGACGTCGACTTCAAGCTGGGCACCGAGAACACTGGGCGGGTGATCGTCGATCTCGCCAACAGCCAGGTCGGCGTCGACATCCGCCAGCAGGGCGGCAACCTCGTGGTCGAGTTCACCAAGTCGACCCTGCCCGAGGGCCTGCGCCGCCGCCTGGACGTGACCGACTTCGGCACGCCGGTGCAGACCATCACCACGCAGCAGGCCGGCGACCGCGTGCGCATGGTCATCGAGCCCAAGGGCGACTGGGAGCACAGCGCCTACCAGAGCGAGAACCAGTTCGTCGTCGAGGTCCGTCCTCGCAAGGTCGATCCGACCAAGCTCACGCAGGGCACGGGCTACAACGGCGAGAAGCTCTCGCTGAACTTCCAGAACATCGAGATCCGTTCGTTGCTGCAGGTGATCGCCGATTTCACGAACTTCAACATCGTGACCTCGGACTCCGTGACCGGCGCGCTGACGCTGCGGCTCAAGGACGTGCCGTGGGACCAGGCCCTGGACATCATCATGCAGGCCAAGAACCTGGGCCTGCGCAAGAACGGCAGCGTGCTGTGGATCGCGCCCAAGGACGAGATCAACGCCAAGGAGAAGCTCGACTACGAGGCGCGCGCGGCGATCCAGAACCTCGAACCCCTGCGCACGCAGTCGTTCCAGTTGAACTACTCCAAGGCCACGGTCATCGCGCAGGGCCTCAGCGGCACGGGCGTGGGCTCCACCGGTGGCGCCGTCGGCACCGCGACGCGCATCCTGAGCCCGCGCGGCAGCGTCATCGCCGAGACGCGCACCAACCAGCTGTTCGTCTCGGACATCCCCGCCCGCCTCGCCCAGGTGGCCGAGCTGATCCAGAAGCTCGACGTGCCCGTGCGGCAGGTCATGATCGAGGCACGCATCGTGGAGGCGACGGACACCTTCGGCAAGTCGCTGGGCGTGCGCCTGGGCGGCGGCGTGATCAACACCGGAAGCACCGTCGGCGCGTTCCCCGCGGTCACGGCCAACGCGGTGACCAACGGCACCTTCGGCGGTGCGCCCAGCGCGACGACGACCTTCACCGGCAGCAACTTCGTCAACCTGCCGTCCACGGGCGTGTCGGGCAACGGCAACGCGCCGGGCACCTTCGCCGTGTCGCTGTTCAACTCGAGCTTCTCCCGCCTGCTGAACCTGGAGATCTCCGCGCTCGAGGCCGACGGCAAGGGTCGCGTGGTGTCGAGCCCGCGCGTCGTCACGGCCGACCAGACCGAGGCGCTGATCGAGCAGGGCACCGAACTGCCCTACCAGGTGGCCACCTCCAGCGGCGCGACGTCGATCGCCTTCCGCAAGGCGAACCTGGCGCTGAAGGTCACGCCGCAGATCACGCCCGAGGGCAACATCATCCTGGCGCTGGACGTGAACAAGGACACCGTCGGCCAGGCCACGACCGCCGGCTTCGCCATCAACACCAAGCACGTCAAGACCGACGTGCTGGTGGAGAACGGCGGCACGGTCGTCATCGGCGGCATCTTCGAGCTGACCGAGCAGAACGACGAATCGCGCATTCCCGTCCTGGGCGAGGTGCCCTACCTGGGCGCGCTCTTCCGCACCCGCACCCGGACGCTGAACAAGACCGAGATGCTGGTGTTCATCACGCCGCGGATGATCACCGACCGCAGCGCGGCGCGCTGA
- a CDS encoding Ig-like domain-containing protein, which yields MTTPSIALELRGADNASTTTLAAAGTTARATVLDESGRPVASKLVTFSTATAVASLTPASGQALTDAAGVAQVQVAPASLTASGAGTLTATAVVGTTTVTKTLDYQLTPASLRIEALDVGSGALAAYGNRSVSVRVTANGVALTTTTVPVTFAASCGAANLAPTTVSTNAGGLASTTYAAIAPECFGTNVVVTASVPGAAAVSGQIPVAAAQVANIQFVGSAPQVIYLAGSTGATQAVVTFRVIDSNGNAVQNQAVTLSLVNAAPGVSLGLAGNSLPLSATTGSAGQVSAAVFSGTIPTSVQVQALIPSNPSVPATLSNVLTVASGRAVQKATSLAVGQFSIEGFNVDGTSTPVTVSLADRQGNPVPDGTQVNLTSESGLLVPPTCLTAGGTSSCSVSFRSQGTRPADGRVSILAYLPGEEDFVDANANNVHDAGEAFTDLGDAYRDDNEDDAYVAVDDFTVPRASPARACQDVISAAVAPGGDHGRADRCDGVWGTADIRRQTVVVLATSSARIVGVNGSAIARVRLAAPAAKVNDLNGNIMPVGSTIAVASADTGCTVTSTVTTVPNAAFGKADVVAGNAGTIVPLTTTGCVAGQRVTVTVTSPRALTTSRELIFE from the coding sequence GTGACGACGCCCTCGATCGCCCTGGAGCTCAGGGGGGCCGACAACGCGTCGACGACGACGCTGGCGGCTGCCGGGACCACCGCACGCGCCACCGTGCTCGATGAGTCCGGCCGGCCGGTGGCCAGCAAGCTCGTGACGTTCTCGACCGCCACCGCCGTGGCGTCGCTCACGCCGGCCTCGGGCCAGGCCTTGACCGATGCGGCCGGCGTGGCGCAGGTGCAGGTGGCCCCGGCATCGCTCACGGCATCCGGCGCCGGCACCCTGACGGCGACGGCCGTCGTCGGCACCACGACGGTGACGAAGACGCTCGACTACCAGCTCACGCCGGCGAGCCTGCGGATCGAGGCGCTCGACGTCGGCAGCGGCGCGCTGGCGGCCTACGGCAACCGCTCGGTCTCGGTGCGCGTCACCGCCAACGGCGTCGCGCTGACCACCACGACCGTGCCGGTGACGTTCGCCGCGAGCTGCGGTGCCGCCAACCTGGCGCCCACCACGGTCAGCACCAACGCCGGCGGCCTGGCCAGCACCACCTATGCCGCGATCGCCCCCGAATGCTTCGGAACCAACGTCGTCGTGACCGCCTCCGTGCCGGGCGCGGCGGCGGTGAGCGGCCAGATCCCGGTGGCGGCGGCCCAGGTGGCGAACATCCAGTTCGTCGGCAGCGCGCCTCAGGTCATCTACCTGGCGGGCTCGACCGGCGCGACGCAGGCCGTGGTGACGTTCCGGGTCATCGACTCGAACGGCAACGCCGTGCAGAACCAGGCCGTCACGCTGTCGTTGGTCAATGCCGCGCCGGGCGTCTCGCTCGGACTCGCCGGCAATTCGCTGCCCCTGAGCGCCACGACCGGCTCGGCGGGCCAGGTCTCGGCCGCCGTGTTCTCGGGAACGATCCCGACGTCGGTCCAGGTCCAGGCGCTGATCCCGTCCAATCCCAGCGTGCCCGCGACGTTGTCGAACGTACTCACGGTGGCCTCGGGTCGTGCCGTCCAGAAGGCCACCAGCCTCGCCGTGGGCCAGTTCTCGATCGAGGGATTCAACGTCGACGGCACCAGCACCCCGGTCACCGTCTCGCTGGCCGACCGCCAGGGCAACCCGGTGCCCGACGGAACCCAGGTGAACCTGACGAGCGAGAGCGGCCTGCTCGTGCCGCCCACCTGCCTCACGGCCGGCGGAACCTCCAGCTGCAGCGTGAGCTTCCGTTCGCAGGGCACACGCCCGGCCGACGGCCGCGTCTCCATCCTGGCCTACCTGCCGGGCGAGGAAGACTTCGTCGACGCCAACGCCAACAACGTCCATGACGCGGGAGAAGCGTTCACGGACCTCGGCGACGCCTACCGCGACGACAACGAGGACGACGCCTACGTGGCGGTGGACGACTTCACGGTGCCGCGCGCGTCGCCGGCTCGGGCCTGCCAGGACGTCATCTCGGCGGCCGTGGCGCCGGGCGGCGACCACGGCCGTGCCGACCGGTGCGACGGCGTCTGGGGCACCGCCGACATCCGCAGGCAGACCGTGGTGGTGCTCGCGACTTCCAGCGCCCGCATCGTGGGCGTCAACGGCTCGGCCATCGCCCGGGTCAGGCTCGCGGCCCCGGCGGCGAAGGTCAACGACCTCAACGGCAACATCATGCCGGTCGGCTCGACCATCGCCGTGGCGTCGGCCGACACCGGCTGCACCGTGACCAGCACCGTGACCACGGTGCCCAACGCCGCGTTCGGCAAGGCGGACGTCGTCGCCGGCAACGCGGGTACCATCGTGCCCCTGACGACGACAGGCTGCGTCGCGGGCCAACGGGTCACCGTGACCGTGACGTCCCCCCGTGCCCTGACGACGTCGCGAGAACTAATCTTCGAGTAG